One genomic segment of Streptomyces parvus includes these proteins:
- a CDS encoding class I SAM-dependent methyltransferase, producing the protein MLEKCRRDETCRVCGADDWTEVISFGSLPLANGFVDPADADEAQDVFPLDVIVCRSCRLMTLRHVVDPEALFKHYVYVSSDSDQIREHMAHIVELATRRAGLASGDLVVELGSNVGTQLAMFQATGMRVAGVDPAANLAEIANARGVPTDPDFFGPGPAGRIASEQGRAKAVIGRQCFAHIDDVHRILDGVDAVLDDDGVLIIEVPYLLNLLDENQFDTIYHEHLSYFSLHTLRHLFGAHGLRIIDVERVAVHGGSIAVVAARESAARTPEPSVAALLGLEEERGLLTEAPYRAFAERVTHVTEAVRTLVRGLAADGHRVAGYGAPSKGTQLLMACGLTADDITVCGDTTPLKHGKLLPGNRIPVLPPDEVAATEPDYYLLLAWNYTDEVVRKEHRFLEAGGKFIVPIPEPRIISAQSAKELV; encoded by the coding sequence ATGCTGGAGAAATGCAGGCGGGACGAGACCTGCCGTGTATGCGGTGCGGACGACTGGACCGAGGTCATCTCGTTCGGTTCGCTACCGCTCGCCAACGGTTTCGTCGACCCGGCCGACGCCGACGAGGCGCAGGACGTCTTCCCGCTCGACGTCATCGTGTGCCGGTCGTGCCGGCTGATGACGCTGCGGCATGTCGTCGACCCCGAGGCGCTGTTCAAGCACTACGTCTACGTCTCCTCCGACTCCGACCAGATCCGCGAGCACATGGCGCACATCGTCGAGCTGGCCACCCGCCGGGCGGGCCTCGCCTCCGGCGACCTGGTCGTGGAGCTGGGCAGCAACGTCGGCACCCAGCTCGCGATGTTCCAGGCTACGGGCATGCGGGTGGCCGGGGTCGACCCGGCGGCCAACCTCGCCGAGATCGCCAACGCGCGGGGCGTCCCCACCGACCCGGACTTCTTCGGCCCCGGCCCCGCAGGCCGCATCGCCTCCGAGCAGGGCCGGGCCAAGGCCGTCATCGGCCGCCAGTGCTTCGCGCACATCGACGACGTACACCGCATCCTGGACGGCGTCGACGCGGTGCTCGACGACGACGGCGTCCTGATCATCGAGGTGCCGTACCTGCTGAACCTGCTGGACGAGAACCAGTTCGACACGATCTACCACGAGCACCTGTCGTACTTCTCCCTGCACACGCTGCGGCACCTCTTCGGCGCGCACGGCCTGCGGATCATCGACGTGGAGCGGGTCGCCGTCCACGGCGGTTCGATCGCCGTCGTCGCCGCACGCGAGTCGGCCGCGCGGACCCCGGAGCCGTCGGTCGCCGCGCTGCTCGGCCTGGAGGAGGAGCGCGGACTGCTGACCGAGGCCCCCTACCGGGCCTTCGCCGAGCGGGTGACGCACGTGACCGAGGCGGTCCGCACGCTCGTCCGCGGCCTGGCGGCGGACGGCCACCGCGTGGCCGGCTACGGGGCACCGTCCAAGGGCACCCAGCTGCTGATGGCCTGCGGTCTGACCGCTGACGACATCACCGTCTGCGGCGACACCACGCCCCTCAAGCACGGCAAGCTGTTGCCGGGGAACCGCATCCCCGTCCTTCCGCCGGACGAGGTCGCCGCCACCGAACCGGACTACTACCTCCTCCTCGCCTGGAACTACACCGACGAGGTCGTCCGCAAGGAGCACCGCTTCCTCGAGGCGGGAGGGAAGTTCATCGTTCCCATCCCGGAGCCCAGGATCATCTCCGCCCAGTCAGCGAAGGAGCTCGTCTGA
- a CDS encoding dTDP-4-dehydrorhamnose 3,5-epimerase family protein has protein sequence MKPIGISGAWTDEKKIFRDERGSFREWFQGEPFRRAVGHPFDLRQANCAISSRGVLRGIHFAGGVRGQAKYFSCLRGSVLGAVVDIRVGSPTFGDWRTVELDEATGRALYVSADLGFGFLTLSDEAVIAYLCSAAYDPRLEHGLNPLDPEVGIDWPAEVTPILSERDSSAPGLAEAGRLGWLPSHSGRNKSS, from the coding sequence ATGAAGCCGATCGGGATCTCGGGAGCATGGACGGACGAGAAGAAGATCTTCCGGGACGAACGGGGCTCGTTCCGCGAGTGGTTCCAGGGCGAGCCCTTCCGCCGCGCCGTCGGCCACCCCTTCGACCTGCGGCAGGCGAACTGCGCGATCTCCTCCCGCGGGGTGCTGCGCGGCATCCACTTCGCCGGAGGCGTACGCGGCCAGGCCAAGTACTTCAGCTGTCTGCGCGGCAGCGTGCTCGGCGCCGTGGTCGACATCCGGGTGGGGTCGCCTACGTTCGGCGATTGGCGGACCGTGGAACTCGACGAGGCCACCGGGCGGGCGCTGTACGTCTCCGCGGACCTGGGCTTCGGATTCCTCACGCTGAGCGACGAGGCGGTGATCGCCTACCTGTGCTCGGCGGCCTACGACCCCCGGCTCGAACATGGCTTGAATCCGCTGGATCCGGAGGTGGGTATCGACTGGCCGGCAGAGGTCACTCCGATCCTCTCGGAACGGGACTCCTCGGCCCCCGGTCTGGCCGAGGCGGGGCGGCTGGGGTGGCTGCCTTCCCACTCCGGCCGAAATAAGTCGTCCTGA
- a CDS encoding class I SAM-dependent methyltransferase, which yields MEYGPEHAKFYDLVFRSRGKDFDLEARGLTELILAARPDAVSLLDVACGTGAHLETLATLFGHVEGLEYAPAMLEQAAGRLPGVPLHAGDMRSFDLGRTFDAVTCMGNALGEMGSVTELKAAVSAMAQHLNPGGVLVAEPWYFPENFLDGHVGGHLHREEGRVITRMTHSVRQGDKSRLEVRFRVADATGFSEFSEVLTSSLFTREQYADAFESAGLSVRFVPGFRLADGRPNSPGLFVGVRTA from the coding sequence ATGGAGTACGGCCCCGAGCACGCGAAGTTCTACGACCTCGTGTTCCGCAGCCGCGGCAAGGACTTCGACCTGGAGGCCCGCGGGCTCACCGAGCTGATCCTCGCCGCCCGCCCCGACGCCGTATCGCTCCTGGACGTGGCCTGCGGCACCGGCGCCCACCTGGAGACGCTCGCCACGCTCTTCGGCCACGTGGAGGGCCTGGAGTACGCGCCCGCGATGCTGGAGCAGGCGGCCGGCCGGCTACCCGGCGTCCCGCTGCACGCCGGTGACATGCGCTCGTTCGACCTGGGCCGCACCTTCGACGCGGTCACCTGCATGGGCAACGCGCTCGGCGAGATGGGATCCGTCACCGAGCTCAAGGCCGCGGTGTCGGCCATGGCCCAGCACCTGAACCCCGGCGGTGTCCTCGTCGCCGAGCCCTGGTACTTCCCCGAGAACTTCCTCGACGGGCATGTCGGCGGCCATCTGCACCGTGAGGAGGGCCGCGTCATCACGCGGATGACGCACTCCGTGCGCCAGGGCGACAAGTCACGTCTGGAGGTCCGGTTCCGGGTCGCCGACGCCACCGGATTCAGCGAGTTCTCCGAGGTCCTGACCTCCAGCCTCTTCACCCGCGAGCAGTACGCCGACGCCTTCGAGTCGGCGGGCCTCTCGGTGAGGTTCGTGCCGGGCTTCCGGCTGGCCGACGGCCGGCCCAACAGCCCCGGCCTCTTCGTCGGCGTGCGCACGGCATGA
- the sgcG gene encoding 2-amino-4-deoxychorismate dehydrogenase SgcG, producing MSAQLKILAINGSERDGNTADVLRHAARIAENRGVDFEAVDLRSIKMERCGPCGDCNDRPVACTLADGVPEVVAKMIAADGIIFAAPVHGFGTASLMQTFIERAGVGYLRFDRPLSNKVAGIISVARRYSAGEVWAQLTVNALLNRMILVGSGFPATVHALHRGDALKDEEGLTNVSRLVERMTDMMELLDEHRRLSGRPDALASGEVNERVGLALNELQAQP from the coding sequence GTGAGCGCACAACTCAAGATCCTCGCGATCAACGGTTCGGAACGTGACGGCAACACCGCCGACGTACTGCGGCACGCGGCACGCATCGCCGAGAACCGCGGCGTCGACTTCGAGGCCGTCGACCTTCGCTCGATCAAGATGGAGCGGTGCGGGCCGTGCGGGGACTGCAACGACAGGCCCGTGGCCTGCACCCTGGCCGACGGGGTGCCCGAGGTCGTGGCGAAGATGATCGCGGCGGACGGGATCATCTTCGCGGCGCCCGTGCACGGCTTCGGCACCGCCAGCCTCATGCAGACCTTCATCGAGCGCGCCGGTGTCGGATATCTGCGCTTCGACCGGCCGCTGAGCAACAAGGTCGCCGGGATCATCTCGGTCGCCCGGCGCTACAGCGCCGGTGAGGTGTGGGCCCAGCTGACCGTCAACGCCCTGCTCAACCGGATGATCCTGGTGGGCAGCGGCTTCCCGGCGACGGTGCACGCGCTGCACCGGGGCGACGCGCTCAAGGACGAGGAGGGCCTCACCAACGTCTCGCGCCTGGTCGAGAGGATGACGGACATGATGGAGCTGCTCGACGAACACCGCCGGCTTTCCGGCCGGCCGGACGCGCTGGCCTCCGGCGAGGTCAACGAGCGGGTCGGCCTCGCCCTCAACGAACTCCAGGCACAGCCGTGA
- a CDS encoding epoxide hydrolase family protein encodes MRPFRIEIAQSDIDDLHRRIDATRWPSEIPGSGWDRGVPLSYLKELTGHWRHGYDWRAAEAELNAFPQFITTIDGADVHFLHVRSPEPDAVPLILTHGWPGSVAEFLDVIGPLSDPRAHGGDPADAFHVVVPSMPGYGFSGPTTEPGWDVRRIARAWAELMNRLGYERYVAQGGDWGKVVSLELGLADPEHVAGVHLNMLVTFPPQDDTEAIGRLDESDLGKLAHSGEFADTGIGWQRIQATRPQTLAYGLTDSPVGQLAWILDKFQEWSGGKNVEEAIPRDRLLTHVMIYWLTATAGSSAQLYYESARGMADFARTWGGPWPLTAPVGVAVFPDDATRPIRSFAERILPTLTRWTEFDRGGHFAAMEQPQLLVEDVRAFTRPLR; translated from the coding sequence GTGCGTCCCTTCCGTATCGAGATCGCCCAGTCCGACATCGACGACCTGCACCGCCGGATCGACGCGACCCGGTGGCCGTCGGAGATACCCGGATCCGGATGGGACCGCGGAGTACCGCTGTCCTACCTCAAGGAGCTCACCGGGCACTGGCGCCACGGCTACGACTGGCGGGCCGCAGAGGCCGAACTGAACGCGTTCCCCCAGTTCATCACCACGATCGACGGTGCCGACGTGCACTTCCTGCACGTGCGCTCGCCCGAGCCGGACGCCGTCCCGCTGATCCTCACCCACGGCTGGCCCGGCTCGGTCGCCGAATTCCTCGACGTCATCGGACCGCTGAGCGACCCGCGCGCGCACGGCGGCGACCCGGCGGACGCGTTCCACGTGGTCGTCCCCTCCATGCCGGGCTACGGGTTCTCCGGCCCGACGACCGAGCCGGGCTGGGACGTGCGGCGCATCGCACGCGCCTGGGCGGAGCTGATGAACCGCCTCGGCTACGAGCGCTACGTCGCCCAGGGCGGTGACTGGGGCAAGGTCGTCTCGCTGGAGCTTGGGCTGGCCGACCCCGAGCACGTGGCCGGCGTCCACCTGAACATGCTGGTCACCTTCCCACCGCAGGACGACACGGAGGCCATCGGGCGCCTGGACGAGAGCGACCTGGGCAAGCTGGCGCACAGCGGAGAGTTCGCCGACACCGGCATCGGCTGGCAGCGTATCCAGGCCACCCGCCCGCAGACGCTGGCCTACGGCCTCACCGACTCCCCGGTCGGCCAGCTCGCCTGGATTCTCGACAAGTTCCAGGAGTGGAGCGGCGGCAAGAACGTGGAGGAGGCCATCCCGCGCGACCGGCTGCTCACCCACGTGATGATCTACTGGCTGACCGCGACCGCCGGGTCCAGCGCCCAGCTGTACTACGAGTCGGCTCGCGGCATGGCGGACTTCGCCCGCACCTGGGGCGGACCCTGGCCCCTGACCGCCCCCGTCGGCGTCGCGGTGTTCCCGGATGACGCCACCCGGCCGATCCGGTCGTTCGCCGAGCGCATCCTGCCGACCCTGACGCGGTGGACCGAGTTCGACCGCGGCGGGCACTTCGCCGCCATGGAGCAGCCGCAGCTCCTCGTCGAGGACGTCCGGGCGTTCACCCGTCCGCTGCGCTGA
- a CDS encoding phenylacetate--CoA ligase family protein, with translation MRDDRRPGPTGTGPPGTEAGDDFWSAYGQVSDAFYRGDLTAADHERWQSERLTAVLRHVTLRSPFYRRHLAGVDVEAVTPANLAELPFTTKDDLRREMHDVLSGPLHEARIYYETTGTTGAATPCPRGEKDIATSNIAVRESWRRMLEARFRDRMPVVGLMGPSELYAFGDVFTAVAAELGACHVKIWPESPRVGFRKALRLIEELEVEVIVCAPALCLSLAKAALHYGYDLAELPVKLFLTLGEICTPQFADNVATLWPQAVVRPTLYGSQEALCIATGADTGALHLAQPNYLVELVEPDTGTVVGDTGEGELVLTMLVDGIKPLIRYRTGDLVRILPASPGDPLPGPRIQVIGRVADRIPLGDVTLQPAELEAAILDGVGGCLGYQVVIDRHDDGSDAVTVRMDLLAGADGERQGIGEAVAARLRERTGAHAGIVVDTDLDPVTHTGSFVSWKAARVVDNRSGPDRAVLTARQVAHRYAITT, from the coding sequence GTGAGAGACGACCGGCGGCCCGGTCCCACCGGGACCGGGCCGCCGGGCACCGAAGCGGGCGACGACTTCTGGTCCGCCTACGGGCAGGTGAGCGACGCGTTCTACCGCGGTGACCTCACCGCCGCCGACCACGAACGCTGGCAGAGCGAGCGGCTGACGGCCGTACTGCGCCACGTCACCCTGCGCTCGCCGTTCTACCGCCGCCACCTGGCCGGCGTGGACGTCGAGGCCGTCACCCCCGCGAACCTGGCGGAACTGCCCTTCACCACCAAGGACGACCTGCGGCGGGAGATGCACGACGTCCTGTCGGGTCCGCTGCACGAAGCGCGCATCTACTACGAGACCACCGGAACCACCGGCGCCGCCACCCCGTGCCCGCGCGGCGAGAAGGACATCGCGACCAGCAACATCGCCGTCCGGGAGTCCTGGCGCCGCATGCTGGAGGCCCGGTTCCGGGACCGGATGCCCGTCGTGGGCCTGATGGGGCCGTCGGAACTGTACGCGTTCGGGGACGTGTTCACCGCGGTGGCAGCGGAGCTGGGAGCCTGTCACGTCAAGATCTGGCCCGAGTCCCCCAGGGTCGGGTTCCGCAAGGCGCTGCGGCTGATCGAGGAGCTGGAGGTCGAGGTCATCGTCTGCGCTCCGGCCCTGTGCCTGAGCCTTGCCAAGGCGGCCCTGCACTACGGCTACGACCTGGCCGAACTGCCGGTGAAGCTCTTCCTCACGCTGGGGGAGATCTGCACCCCGCAGTTCGCCGACAACGTGGCGACCCTGTGGCCGCAAGCCGTCGTACGGCCCACCCTCTACGGCTCCCAGGAAGCCCTGTGCATCGCCACCGGCGCGGACACCGGAGCGCTCCACCTCGCCCAGCCCAACTACCTGGTCGAACTGGTCGAACCGGACACCGGCACCGTGGTCGGCGACACGGGTGAGGGCGAACTCGTCCTCACCATGCTGGTGGACGGCATCAAACCACTGATCCGCTACCGCACCGGGGACCTGGTCCGCATCCTTCCGGCGAGCCCCGGGGACCCGCTGCCGGGACCGCGGATCCAGGTCATCGGCCGGGTCGCGGACCGCATCCCCCTGGGCGACGTGACCCTCCAGCCCGCCGAGCTGGAAGCCGCGATCCTCGACGGGGTCGGCGGCTGCCTCGGCTACCAGGTCGTCATCGACCGGCACGACGACGGCAGCGACGCCGTCACCGTGCGCATGGACCTGCTGGCCGGCGCCGACGGGGAACGGCAGGGCATCGGCGAGGCCGTCGCCGCCCGGCTCCGGGAGCGGACCGGCGCGCACGCCGGCATCGTCGTGGACACCGACCTCGACCCCGTGACCCACACCGGCTCCTTCGTCAGCTGGAAGGCCGCGCGCGTCGTCGACAACCGCTCCGGCCCCGACCGGGCGGTACTGACCGCCCGTCAGGTGGCACACCGCTACGCCATCACCACGTGA
- a CDS encoding acyltransferase, whose translation MGDVLRDTGGAKSKRIPKFEGLRGVLALGVVVYHVAFQAGVGSFVGEPGKPFWGVLADGLGVCLPPFFALSGMMLYKPYARVTISGTKRPATGRFLKRRALRILPAYYLLLVFAIPGYNWFEIDSVSDVLRPVLLMHFYLPEGQPMHGIEPTWTVPAEFTFYLVLPLIAWIGHRLARGGSTPAQKARRLLLPLAALEVMAICWVTYTNLPSTGATMQWYWPPYYAGCFAAGMALAIYSAYAEAAPGTPGFYRFVIRRPLICWVPLIPLYLLYATKPIGIPGMGDNAALAQELVDHFILTSFTLLLLAPMTVPGAESRFSDALFTSKPILFLGQISLGVYLWHEIVINLWLRNGSIFGKSPVPTPEFRGDMGFWELFLFTISISVVLATISFYLVEKPLIRFGERGGPPRGNLPPAPAEPALRIPDQRRPDSSPEPTAERT comes from the coding sequence ATGGGGGACGTCCTTCGCGACACAGGTGGCGCAAAAAGTAAGCGAATACCGAAGTTCGAGGGACTGCGAGGTGTCCTCGCGCTGGGTGTGGTCGTCTACCACGTCGCGTTCCAGGCCGGAGTGGGCAGCTTCGTCGGTGAGCCGGGCAAACCGTTCTGGGGCGTCCTCGCGGACGGTCTGGGGGTATGCCTCCCTCCGTTCTTCGCTCTGTCCGGAATGATGCTGTACAAGCCCTACGCCCGCGTCACCATCAGCGGGACGAAGCGGCCCGCCACCGGACGGTTCCTCAAGCGCCGGGCCCTGCGCATCCTGCCCGCCTACTACCTGTTGCTGGTCTTCGCGATCCCCGGCTACAACTGGTTCGAGATCGACAGCGTCAGCGACGTCCTGCGGCCCGTGCTGCTCATGCACTTCTACCTGCCCGAGGGGCAGCCGATGCACGGCATCGAGCCCACCTGGACGGTCCCGGCCGAGTTCACGTTCTACCTGGTCCTGCCGCTGATCGCCTGGATCGGCCACCGGCTCGCGCGGGGCGGAAGCACCCCCGCGCAGAAGGCCCGCCGCCTGCTGCTGCCCCTGGCAGCGCTGGAAGTCATGGCGATCTGCTGGGTCACCTACACCAACCTCCCCTCCACCGGCGCGACGATGCAGTGGTACTGGCCGCCCTACTACGCCGGCTGCTTCGCCGCGGGCATGGCGCTGGCCATCTACTCCGCGTACGCCGAGGCGGCGCCCGGGACCCCGGGCTTCTACCGGTTCGTGATCCGGCGCCCGCTGATCTGCTGGGTGCCGCTCATCCCGCTGTACCTCCTCTACGCCACCAAGCCCATCGGCATCCCGGGCATGGGCGACAACGCGGCCCTGGCCCAGGAGCTCGTCGACCACTTCATCCTGACCTCCTTCACGCTGCTGCTCCTGGCGCCGATGACGGTCCCCGGCGCCGAGTCCCGGTTCTCGGACGCGCTCTTCACCAGCAAGCCGATCCTCTTCCTCGGCCAGATTTCCCTCGGCGTCTACCTCTGGCACGAGATCGTGATCAACCTCTGGCTCAGGAACGGCAGCATCTTCGGCAAGTCCCCCGTGCCAACGCCGGAGTTCCGAGGTGACATGGGGTTCTGGGAACTGTTCCTCTTCACGATCTCGATAAGCGTCGTGCTGGCGACCATCAGCTTCTACCTCGTGGAGAAGCCTCTCATCCGGTTCGGCGAACGCGGCGGGCCACCGCGGGGAAACCTTCCTCCCGCCCCCGCCGAGCCGGCTCTGCGGATCCCGGACCAGCGTCGGCCCGACAGTTCCCCGGAGCCGACCGCCGAGCGCACCTGA
- a CDS encoding DegT/DnrJ/EryC1/StrS aminotransferase family protein — MRLESLPTPYFSEPLHVGRPNVGSRDRLIERIDGALERLWFTNDGPLVREFEARVAEVTEVRHCVAVSNATTGIQVAAKALGIGPGDEVIVPSFTWVATAHALDWIGAVPVFCELDEETGTADVAHVERLIGPRTRAILDVHVFGRPARIDELTKLAEEHGLPLLFDAAHAFGCTYRSKPIGGFGTAEIFSFQATKFVNSFEGGAIVTDDDALADRLRAMRHQGLNAAHEITGSGTVARMHEISAAMGLTSLESADHFTEVNRRNYRLYEEYLDGLPGVQVRPQEQGELSNCQYVVIEVDADRAGLHRDELQEVLKRHNVLARAYFSPGCHSCEPYRSDPARHAPDPLPKVEALTERVLSLPTGTAVGPEEVRGVCRIVRAAVDGSTVP, encoded by the coding sequence GTGCGTCTTGAATCCCTGCCCACGCCCTACTTCAGCGAACCGCTGCACGTCGGACGCCCGAACGTGGGCTCCCGCGACCGGTTGATCGAACGGATCGACGGAGCGCTGGAGCGGCTGTGGTTCACCAATGACGGCCCCCTGGTCCGGGAGTTCGAGGCCCGCGTGGCCGAGGTCACTGAGGTCAGGCACTGCGTCGCCGTGTCGAACGCCACCACCGGCATCCAGGTCGCCGCGAAGGCCCTGGGCATCGGCCCGGGGGACGAGGTGATCGTCCCCTCCTTCACCTGGGTCGCCACCGCCCACGCGCTGGACTGGATCGGTGCGGTGCCCGTCTTCTGCGAACTGGACGAGGAGACCGGCACCGCCGACGTGGCGCACGTGGAACGGCTGATCGGCCCCCGCACCCGCGCCATCCTGGACGTGCACGTCTTCGGCAGGCCCGCCCGGATCGACGAGCTGACCAAGCTGGCCGAAGAACACGGGCTGCCGCTGCTCTTCGACGCCGCCCACGCCTTCGGCTGCACCTACCGGTCCAAACCGATCGGCGGATTCGGCACGGCGGAGATATTCAGCTTCCAGGCGACGAAGTTCGTGAACAGCTTCGAGGGCGGTGCGATCGTCACCGATGACGACGCGCTGGCCGACCGGCTCCGGGCCATGCGCCACCAGGGCCTCAACGCCGCGCACGAGATCACCGGCAGCGGAACGGTCGCCCGGATGCACGAGATCAGCGCGGCCATGGGCCTCACCTCCCTGGAGTCGGCCGACCACTTCACCGAGGTCAACCGGCGCAACTACCGGCTGTACGAGGAGTACCTGGACGGGCTGCCGGGCGTCCAAGTCCGCCCGCAGGAGCAGGGCGAGCTGTCGAACTGCCAGTACGTCGTCATCGAGGTGGACGCCGACCGGGCCGGACTGCACCGCGACGAGCTCCAGGAGGTGCTCAAGCGGCACAACGTGCTGGCCCGCGCCTACTTCAGCCCCGGCTGCCACAGTTGCGAGCCCTACCGGTCCGACCCCGCGCGCCACGCGCCCGATCCGCTCCCGAAGGTGGAGGCGCTCACCGAGCGGGTCCTCTCACTGCCCACCGGCACGGCCGTGGGGCCCGAGGAGGTACGGGGGGTCTGCCGCATCGTCCGCGCGGCCGTCGACGGGAGCACGGTGCCGTAG
- a CDS encoding aminodeoxychorismate/anthranilate synthase component II, with protein sequence MSLRSPDGSGGGADAPRVLVVDAFDSFVDILRQYLMSAGAEPVMVRSHRMTPDEMGLMRPDAVLLGPGPGHPDTSGHVEIVQAFAGRVPLLGVCLGHQAVARAYGAATVPARHLMHGKTSRITHDGRGVFTGLPAGFSATRYHSLIVPEGTVPPSLEVTARSTDDGYVMGLRHRSLPVESVQFHPESFRTEHGMPMIRNFLASVRSFTARDCAAAPAEAA encoded by the coding sequence GTGAGCTTGCGGTCTCCCGACGGATCCGGCGGAGGCGCCGACGCCCCGCGGGTCCTGGTGGTCGACGCCTTCGACAGCTTCGTCGACATCCTGCGCCAGTACCTGATGTCCGCCGGCGCGGAGCCCGTCATGGTGCGGTCGCACCGCATGACCCCGGACGAGATGGGGCTGATGCGACCGGACGCGGTCCTGCTGGGACCGGGCCCCGGCCACCCCGACACCTCCGGGCACGTCGAGATCGTCCAGGCCTTCGCCGGCCGGGTCCCGCTGCTCGGGGTCTGCCTGGGGCATCAGGCCGTCGCCCGCGCCTACGGCGCCGCCACCGTCCCCGCCCGGCATCTCATGCACGGAAAGACGAGCCGGATCACGCACGACGGGCGCGGAGTGTTCACCGGGCTGCCCGCGGGTTTCTCCGCGACCCGCTACCACTCGCTGATCGTGCCGGAGGGCACGGTCCCGCCGTCCCTCGAGGTCACCGCGCGCTCCACGGACGACGGCTACGTGATGGGCCTGCGCCACCGTTCGCTGCCGGTGGAGTCCGTCCAGTTCCATCCGGAGAGCTTCCGCACCGAACACGGAATGCCGATGATCCGCAACTTCCTGGCTTCCGTGCGGTCCTTCACCGCACGGGACTGCGCGGCCGCGCCGGCCGAAGCAGCCTGA
- the sgcD gene encoding 2-amino-4-deoxychorismate synthase SgcD, whose protein sequence is MTDQCTVSAPVRVRTRRLDVKETGSLPAYRALAEHFGPDEVYLLESAAGPARDRRHQFVGFGALLSLSVTDRAVRVEGVPALRGLLLERAGALLEDGPQGLRLRTAGGLWSLLRAMRDMFDAEGSASGFRFGFLGFFGYDTARYIEDLPHLIETRPDLPDVRMVLHRGSVVTDLANGRSELLLHESPYWPGLAAETVTGLLADAERSWPDSSVDGFPASAVTDDSAPEVFANDVERCLKHIAVGDIYQVQIGHELSIRSSADPADVYQRLRRRNASPYMYLAGIDGHRLIGASPELFVRIEDGEVTMRPIAGTVPRSGPDGGTAAGVRLRSDPKEIAEHTMLVDLCRNDIGRIARPNTLDVPDQLDVEGYSHVMHLVSTVVGRARVDTDAFDSIAALFPAGTMTGAPKIRAMEIIESVERSRRGLYAGALGLLDVGGYTNLALCIRTLFHHEGVYRTRASAGIVADSEPGAEWTETLAKMSATHWAVTGEELL, encoded by the coding sequence ATGACCGACCAGTGCACGGTCTCGGCCCCGGTGCGGGTGCGGACACGACGCCTCGATGTGAAGGAGACGGGCTCCCTGCCCGCCTACCGCGCGCTGGCCGAGCACTTCGGCCCCGACGAGGTCTACCTCCTGGAGTCCGCGGCAGGCCCGGCCCGCGACCGCAGGCACCAGTTCGTCGGCTTCGGCGCGCTGCTCTCGCTCTCGGTCACCGACCGGGCGGTGCGCGTCGAGGGCGTACCCGCCCTTCGGGGCCTGCTCCTGGAGCGGGCCGGCGCACTCCTGGAGGACGGCCCCCAGGGGCTGCGGCTGCGTACCGCGGGCGGGTTGTGGTCGCTGCTGCGGGCCATGCGGGACATGTTCGACGCCGAGGGGTCCGCGTCCGGCTTCCGCTTCGGGTTCCTCGGCTTCTTCGGGTACGACACGGCCCGCTACATCGAGGACCTGCCCCACCTCATCGAGACCCGGCCGGACCTGCCCGACGTACGCATGGTCCTGCACCGGGGCAGCGTGGTCACCGATCTCGCCAACGGCCGGAGCGAACTGCTGCTCCACGAGTCCCCGTACTGGCCCGGCCTCGCGGCGGAGACCGTCACCGGCCTCCTCGCCGACGCGGAGCGGTCCTGGCCCGATTCGTCCGTCGACGGCTTCCCCGCCTCGGCGGTCACCGACGACAGCGCCCCCGAGGTGTTCGCGAACGACGTCGAGCGGTGTCTGAAGCACATCGCCGTCGGCGACATCTACCAGGTGCAGATCGGCCACGAGCTCTCCATCCGCTCGTCGGCCGACCCCGCGGACGTCTACCAGCGCCTGCGTCGGCGGAACGCCTCCCCGTACATGTATCTGGCGGGCATCGACGGGCACCGCCTGATCGGCGCCAGCCCCGAGCTGTTCGTACGCATCGAGGACGGCGAGGTCACGATGCGGCCGATCGCGGGCACGGTGCCGCGGTCCGGCCCGGACGGCGGCACCGCCGCGGGAGTCCGGCTGCGGTCGGATCCCAAGGAGATCGCCGAACACACCATGCTGGTGGACCTCTGCCGCAACGACATCGGACGGATCGCCCGGCCGAACACGCTCGACGTACCCGACCAGTTGGACGTGGAGGGCTACTCCCACGTGATGCACCTGGTCTCCACGGTGGTCGGCCGGGCGCGGGTGGACACCGACGCCTTCGACAGCATCGCCGCCCTGTTCCCCGCCGGCACCATGACGGGCGCGCCCAAGATCCGCGCCATGGAGATCATCGAGTCTGTCGAGCGCAGCCGTCGCGGCCTGTACGCCGGGGCGCTCGGCCTCCTCGACGTGGGCGGTTACACCAACCTCGCGCTGTGCATCCGCACCCTGTTCCACCACGAGGGCGTCTACCGCACCCGGGCCTCGGCCGGGATCGTCGCCGATTCCGAACCGGGGGCGGAGTGGACCGAGACGCTGGCCAAGATGAGCGCCACGCACTGGGCGGTCACCGGAGAGGAGTTGCTGTGA